The sequence TAGGTTTTAACAAAATCGGTAGCCAATGGATTATCTGGTCTGGTCTTACTTACTAATGTTACTGCATACTCAATTACATTATCGGCTACTGGAATTTTTCGAATTACATTTTGAAAATCGATGATTTCTTGTGCTGTAAATAATGAATTCACAACAGGTTTAAAATCGGAAGTAGTAGCTTTTACAACATCTACTTCTTCTTGAAAACTTGGATATTCTAATTTAATAGCAAACATAAAACGGTCTAACTGTGCTTCTGGTAAAGGATAGGTTCCTTCTTGCTCAATTGGATTTTGTGTTGCTAAAACAAAATAAGGTAGGTCTAATTTATAATTATGTCCAGCAACAGTCACTGTTCTTTCTTGCATTGCTTCTAACAAAGCTGCTTGCGTTTTTGGTGGTGTACGGTTGATTTCATCTGCCAAAATAATGTTTGAAAAAACTGGTCCTTTTATGAATTTAAATTGACGGTTTTCATCTAGAATTTCACTTCCTAATATATCAGATGGCATTAAATCGGGTGTGAACTGAATACGCTTAAAGTTTAAACCTAAAGCTTTTGCTATTGTATTTACCATTAATGTTTTTGCTAATCCCGGAACACCTATTAATAAGGCATGACCACCAGCAAAAACGCTTAATACTATTTGATTTATTACTTCTTCTTGCCCTACAATAACTTTTGCAATTTCTTGTTTTAATGCTTTTTGTTTTTGAACTAGTTGCTGAATTGCTGCTACATCTGACATATATCTCTTTTTATTTTGTTCGGTTTATGTTGTTCTTTGTCTTTTGAAGTTACTAAAGTAAGAAAAAATACTTATAAAAAAGTAATGACAATTACTATTTAGCCCTGACAGAAGTGTTATCCTTTCATTGCTTCATTTTTGCAATGAAAGATAAAAGCGAATGGCAGGAAATACATTAACTGATTTACCTTTACCATTCGCTTCTATAAAATAGTATTAAAAAATAATTTATTTTTTAGTCCAGTTATTTGTGAATTCACAATCTTTATAATCTGTACCTATTTTAATATATGTTTCGTCGATTTTTTCTTCCGTCCATTTAGCGATTGCTTTAATTTGCTTGTCTTTCAAAGCTAATTCTTTAATTTTTAAATAATCTTGTGAAAAATCTGCTTTGTGCTCTTCTGTTCTGTTATTAACAGTCATAATTTTATACACTTTTCCAGTTCTTTCCTCATCTATAAAAGGCACTGTAATTTCTGTATCTTTTAACGTTGAAACTCTTCCGTATAATGAAGGATCCATTTTAGTTAATTCGAAACGTGGCTCTAATGTTCTTGGGTTTAAAAGTACTCCACCATTGTTACGTGTTTCTTTTTCATCTGAAGATGATTTTGCAGCATCTGCAAACGAAATTTCTCCTGTTAGAATTTTTGTTCTAATTCCTTCAATTTTTAGTTTTGCTTCTTTTAATGCTTCTGGTGAAACTTTTGGTGAAATTAAAATGTGTCTTAATTCTACATCTTGACCTTTAATTTTATCTACTTGTATAATATGGTAACCAAATTCTGTTTCAAATGGTTCTGATATTTCTCCTACTGCCAATGAAAAAGCAACTTCCTTAAATTCTTTTACAAATGGTGTTTTTCTATTCATTTTATAGTAACCACCGTTTGAACTTGAACCTGGATCTTCTGAAAACAATACTGCTTTACTAAAGAAACTTGAACCATTAAGTACTTCTTGTTTTAATTCTTTTAACTTCTTAATTACTGCTTGTTTTTCACTTTCAGGAACAACTGGTTTAACAACAATTTGAGCTACTTCTATTTCTGCTCCGAAAGTTGGAATTTCATCTTTAGGAATTGCTTTAAAGAAATTACGCACCTCTTCTGGTGTAATTTGCACATCGTCAACTATCTTTTTTTGCATTTGAGATGTTAACTTGTTGTTTTTAATGATGTCGAAGAAATAAGCACGAAACTCATCTACATTTTTCTTTCTGTAAAAAGTAAGCACTTTATCCATTGAACCAACTTGTTCAACCATGGCATCAATTTGCTCTTCCATGAATCCGTTTACTTCAACATCTGTAACAATAATACTATCTACAACTGCTTGATGAGCATATAATTTATCTTCTAACTGCTTTCCAAATAACTCGCAACGTGAAATTTCTTTAACATCTACTCCTTGTGCTCTTAATTGAATATATTCTAAATCGATATCAGAATCAAGAATAACATAATCTCCTACTACACCAATTACACCGTCTACTTTTTCTTTTGTCGCTTGTGCATTTATTACTGTTGCTGACAATAAAAAGAGTGCTAAAATTGCACTTTTATTTATAAATTTCATATTTTTTATTTTTAATAGCATCATTTGTAATTTCCTTTTCTATTGTATTTATTAATTCTAACTTTCTATTATTAATTATAATTTGCTTAATCGTTGGCTTTAAAAACTGCAATGGTGTTATGCTGTTTCTTGGCAACACTTGCTTTACTTTTACTAACCAAATTGTTGTTGAATCTGAATATTTATAATTTTTCCCATCAGACAAATAATCGTCTTTATTTTCTAAGTTTATAAATGGTAATTTTTCATAAACTTGATTGATATCGACCCAAATGGAATCGTTAAAAGCATAACTTTTAAACTGAATTGCCAGTTGTTCTAATTCTTTTTTATCGTTAGTAGCAAAGGAACTAAACTTTGATTGGATTTTATCGAATTTTGGATTTTCTTTAACTAAATTGATGTATCTTAACTTAACTAATTCAGAAGAATTCTTAAAAAAATCTTTATACTGATCATAATAGTCCTTTATTTGCTCGCTAGAAACAATAGTATCTATTTTACGTATTACTAATTGTTCAATATAGGCTTTAGAGTATAAATCTACTTTGTATTGATTAATTAAGTCATCAAAATCTGCGATTTTATCTTTACTTAAATTTAGTTCGGCTCCTTTAAAAAGTAGCTTTTGTGTCGCCCACCTATCGATATAAGCTTTTACAATTTCTACACTATCT is a genomic window of Flavobacterium jumunjinense containing:
- a CDS encoding AAA family ATPase, giving the protein MSDVAAIQQLVQKQKALKQEIAKVIVGQEEVINQIVLSVFAGGHALLIGVPGLAKTLMVNTIAKALGLNFKRIQFTPDLMPSDILGSEILDENRQFKFIKGPVFSNIILADEINRTPPKTQAALLEAMQERTVTVAGHNYKLDLPYFVLATQNPIEQEGTYPLPEAQLDRFMFAIKLEYPSFQEEVDVVKATTSDFKPVVNSLFTAQEIIDFQNVIRKIPVADNVIEYAVTLVSKTRPDNPLATDFVKTYIDWGAGPRASQNLILAAKTQAALNGKFSPDIADVQAVATGILRHRIVKNYKADAEGISDEEIIKKLF
- a CDS encoding peptidylprolyl isomerase; amino-acid sequence: MKFINKSAILALFLLSATVINAQATKEKVDGVIGVVGDYVILDSDIDLEYIQLRAQGVDVKEISRCELFGKQLEDKLYAHQAVVDSIIVTDVEVNGFMEEQIDAMVEQVGSMDKVLTFYRKKNVDEFRAYFFDIIKNNKLTSQMQKKIVDDVQITPEEVRNFFKAIPKDEIPTFGAEIEVAQIVVKPVVPESEKQAVIKKLKELKQEVLNGSSFFSKAVLFSEDPGSSSNGGYYKMNRKTPFVKEFKEVAFSLAVGEISEPFETEFGYHIIQVDKIKGQDVELRHILISPKVSPEALKEAKLKIEGIRTKILTGEISFADAAKSSSDEKETRNNGGVLLNPRTLEPRFELTKMDPSLYGRVSTLKDTEITVPFIDEERTGKVYKIMTVNNRTEEHKADFSQDYLKIKELALKDKQIKAIAKWTEEKIDETYIKIGTDYKDCEFTNNWTKK